Part of the Triticum urartu cultivar G1812 chromosome 2, Tu2.1, whole genome shotgun sequence genome, GAAATAATGGACGGAATAAAACTGGTACAAGAAAGAAGCATCCACTGAGATAGATATAGACGACGACGTGGAAGGCATGATAGATCGTCGTCGCCAGGTCTTCGTCCAACTTCCAAGCAATCCAGGTATTAGTTCCTTGAAGAACAAAACATGGTCAGGAAAGCAGATTTGGCAACAAAAAGATAGTTTTGACATAACACATGCAACAGGACACAGCACTCGTACATCTACATCACTACATGTTAGCAAGTTTTCTCAAAATGTCAAATGTACGCACACAATTAGTGTAAACATCACACTTTGCTTTCAGGAAATACGAATTCATCATGATTCTATACGGACTATAACATTGGAACTAATAAGCAGAAACAAGACAGACAATGCATGCATGTAGGTGTCATCAATGCGCATAATACATGTTCAGTATATATTTTCTTTCAAACAAAGGAGAAGTAAAAGCTGCACAAGTAACAAGTAATACCTTCCGCGTGGTCTTCGATTGATTTGCTCCTCTCTCTTTAAGTTTGGACACCCGGTGATCACCACCTCCTTTATTTTCGCAACTGCCTTTGCTCCACCAATTGAAACTAGATCTGGACAACCCGAAATCCTCAAATTCTCAAGTGATGCAAGATTACTACGCCAAATGTCGCCAGGGATGGATGTTATACCCTGGCCACCAATGTTCAGTGAGACGAGGGATGTGAGGCCCAGTAGGCAGCTGGGAACACATGGTGAGATATCCCCACATTGTGTTAAGCTGAGCTTTTGGAGAGACGATGGTAACACCAATCCCCTATGCCAGTTGAGACTTGGGCAATCATCAACTACCAGATATTTCAGATTAGGGAAATTCCCAATTGGCAGAGACACTAGCTTGGGGCAAAATTGGATGTCAATTTTCTCAATACCGGGCAGGTATTCTTGCGTTAAGATGCCATCAAGGGTTAACAACTGACGACAGCATGCAAATCTTAGTGCATTAAGGGACGGGAATGTTGTAGTGTTGCCTCCAATATATGTAAGAGAACAACAACTAATGCGCAACCTCCGTAGAGATTGAAGACTCCACATTTGTAGTTGGATGGACGTGGCATACTGGCATCCTAAACTGAAGTCGGTGAGGGAGCAGCAGTCAATACTGTTAAAGAGACCAGAATTCCATAGACAGAGCTTCTTAAGGGTCGGCGATACCAATCTTTGGAGGCGGATCCAGTTCTTCAAGAAAATGAAAACCCTCAAAATCTTCGGTTGGTACTGATGCTAACATCTTGCattctttaatcttaattttctTAATGGCTGGCACAAAACGAGGATGCAGAAAATCTCCAAGGCTTGATATATTTCCACACCGAGTAATTGTTACGTCAGTCAAGAACAGGAAGGCGTCAATTGCAGGTATCTCTATTAAGTTCTCAAGTCGAACACAACCTAAAAAAGTAAGCGATTTTAAGCTTGGCAAGTTCTCTGGCTGAAACCAGCTTGGAAGCGAGGCACTGGCATAATTCTCAAGAAACAGAGACTTGAGACTGATAGGAGGTTGCATAACTTCAAGGACTTCTTTGTTCTGGATGATTTGAGACTTGGGAAAGCCTTCCCCCGAGGAACACATCCTCAGTGTCAACTCTTCTATATATTTCTTGTTCTTCAGTTCAGATTCTGCTGCATGATCCCTACTTAGGATGCCAACATTATCTATCGCCAAGTGTCCGCGAAATTATTTCAGATTCTTTATTAACTTGATAACTCGTCTAAGCTCACTGGCTGAATCAAGAGTCATGGGAAGCCCAGCATAATATGATAATCCACGTGCATAAAATTCCTGTAAATTGATCAACTTCCCAAAGTCATTGGGCAAGCATTCCAGCTTGCATTTCTGGGCATATAATTTCTGCAAATTATATAGCCAACAGAAAGTTGAGGGAATCCTCTTCAAAGGACAAGCTTCGGATATTTGAAGGTACCGAAGATGCTTCCAGTTGCCAATACTATCTGGTAACTCAGTTATGAAGGCACAAGAAAAAACACGCATACGCAGAAGTTTAGTACCCCAGTGATCCATTACAAAGACTGATTTTCTCCCTAGTTTCTTCTCACATATAAGGGTACGCAGCTTCGTGAATTGGCATAGACTCAGCAAGTTGGAATCATCAAAGTCACCACTAGGGAGTATGTACAGATGACGAACATTTTCGGGAACCTTATCAAAGTCAGTCTTCTTTTGTAAGATGAAGCAGTCGTGCTTTGAAACCATCTGTGCCATGTCATGCAGCAAGTCATGGATTACATATCTACTACCAACCCTTTGAAAGAAGGACCGTGTTACAAGGTCTTCAAAATACTGCAAACTTGTAGATAGAATTGTAGCACCACCTTGAGGATCCACAAACCCTTCTGCTCCCCAAATATCAGCTAAGGAATACTTCTCAAATTTGTAATCTTAATTTGGGGTACACAGCACAGAATGAGAAACATTGCTTCAAATGGAATGGTAAATACATGAAGCTCAACCGAATGGCAGGCAAAATGTCAGTCTCTTGTTGACTCAACTCCCAGAGTTCATGCTCAAGTATAGAATTCCAATGTGATGCTTGAAGGTCCGTGCTTAACATTCGACCAAGAGTTTTGGCGGCCAAGGGAGAACCCTTcagtttaggaattatttttcTACCAATTGACTCCAACTCAGGGTCATTGCGAGAACTCTCGGATCCAAAGGCACACAATTTGAAGAAATTCCAAAAAAGTTCATCTTTTAGACCTTCTAATATAGCGGGATCCATTGTGCGCACCCCCTCGTCAACAGTTGGACATCTAGTGGTGACCAACATCACACTTCCCTCTTGGACACTTCTAAAAGGTGCACAAAACCTCTTCCAGCACTGCCCATTTTCCTTCATGGCATCATCCCACATATCATCAAGGACAATGAATAACCTTTTTTTGTCCACATGGTTTATAAGCGCTCGTTGAAGAGCATCCAAATTATCAGATGTTGCCTCCTTTCCATTACAAGATTGTATGACCTCTTTAGTTAACCTCTTTATGTCAAAGTCATCTGAGACACAAACCCAAATTATTAGCTCAAAGTGTGACTTCACTCTTTGATGGTTGGTGATATGTTGGGCCAAAGTAGTCTTTCCTACACCCCCAATTCCAACTATTGACAGAACAGGAATAGCAGATATTCTTGATTCATTACTAACTTGGTTGCTTGCTGATGCACTTGTTGATGCATTAATTGAACTAATTGCTCGCTTGCGTTTTGAATTTGTAGGTATATTAAGAAATCCCAATACCTGCTTCAGTTCTTTGTCACGACCAAATATTTTTGTTTCATTTGGCATAGAGGTGGTCTCCGGCCTGACTAATTTGTCAAAGCGTTGTGCAACTCCACGAATCCCCATATTCTCCAGATGGCTTGAAAGAAGATTCAATCTTGAATGGACATCACTCAGTTTGTTGAAGCTGCCTTGGATTATGGTATCATAAAAATCAGTGAAAGGAGATTGGCTTGCATTGCCCTCCACTTGCACCTTCATCTTGTACCATGTGAACTCATCGAGAAGGTCCTCGGCCTCATACACTGCGTCCTTGAGATTGGGAAGCAGCTTGGTCACATTTTCCTCATGGCTTCTCCACTCTGCTTTGTTGATTAGGTCATACATTGCAGGAAGAGTATCCCTGAGGCGTTGTAGTCCACTCTCCAATAGCAACACACCATCCTGGAGGCTTTGCTCCTGTGAGCCACTCCATCGGGAATGCAGAGATGAAATGGCAGATTTGGCCCACCGAAACAAAGTGACGCATTCATTGATGGCACCAATAATCCCAATGGCAGGCAAGCTCATGGTGGCCAGAGTCTGGACACCTGTTATTTTCCTACGAGCAAACAAGATGCAATTAGCATTGTGGAAGTAAATTTTGCAGTATGAGTATATAACAAGCCGACTATTGCAGTAGTTGTTTTCAGCAGATACGTTTCCACCAAAATTTCAATCAAGTTAGATTGAACAGACACACCAGAAAATTAGAGAAACATCTCAGGAATTGAAGTGAAGATTTAGTTAGAAATCCAGTATGTCTCTACAATTATTAACAAAAATGATTTACTTAATCACGTACATGAAATATACACTGCTATATTCCAGTGAGATTTAGGGCGTGTTTGGATCATGCCAAACTAACACAGGAATTGTTTGGTTTCTACCACACTCTAGCACGCCAAACCAAAATAAGCCACCACGCGTCACCATTTTGCAGGTAAAGTGTAACGGATGATTCGTCCGCCCGCACTTGTGGCTCGCCACAGCTTAGCACAGCGTATTTACGTCCTGATCCAAACATGGACTTTATTCACATTTGGAACTGAACCGAGAGAAAGAACATGGGGAGGAACATGAcataatattttctccttttatttatttatttatgcaACTCTGGGTGCAATACATGAAAAAACTAAACTATCTTGTCCGCATGCTTCACATCTTCATAACAGAGTGTTCTTCGAAAAAAAGATTTGTTCTAAGCTAAACTAGATACCTGGATTCTACTTTTAAGAACACACATAGagaaacaaacaaaaaaacaagGCATGTGGAATGCAGAAGGAGAATCCAAACCGTAGAAGAAAGCAAGGTTCAAGAGAGGCCTGCTCACCAGGATCGGTGCTTCTTGGGTTCGATGAGCACTCACTGTAAAAAGCGCAGAAGGTGTAGGAGGAGAGAAATGAAGCTAACAATCTTGGAGGGATGCTTAACAATGTCCAAAAGTCACCCCTCACAGCTTCTGGGAAGCTTCCGGGAAGAACCAACCATGGTCCGGTCATTGTTGTTGCATACAAAATTCATGATGAGCTCACAGCTTTGTCCGCTTGCCGTTGCATACAAAATTCATGATGCTACCTGCTCCTTGTTGTTATGCTAAATTCATTATGTACATGTTCCTTATTGCACACAAAATTCATGATGCTACCTGCTCCTTGTTGCATACAAAATGCTGGGAAGcttccacgaagaagcaaccatgGTCCGAAGTGAGCTCACACCTTTGTCCGCTTGCTGGTGCACCAGGTTGATGCTACCTGCTCCTTGTTTCATACCTTAGATCATATACTTTTCTCCCAGGTGTCTCTAGCATTAACGAATAGACTAAGCGAGCGGAATACGGACATCCTCGATGACACGTATACTGTGTGAAAGCAAGAAAACAAATACCCTGCATCAAGGCAAGACAGACAAATGAAGAAGTATTATCCCTGTAAACCAGCTGCAATACAGGCAACTTTAAATTGAGAAGCCTGTTACTGCATCTGTACTGTATTAATACAAAAAAAGGGTACCATAGTCGCCAAATGACCTTCATACATGGAAAAGAAATCAAATTGTGAATCTGGTAGAAGAAAGCCGTGTTCACCTGGATTGGTGCTACTTGCTGTCGATGAGCATTCGCTATAAAAAGCGCAGCAGCATCAGCAGGAGGAGAGAAATGAACCTAGCAATGTTGGATGAACTGAGGGTGGGCGGAGCCTATCAGTCTACAGGAGTCAACCTTCACAGCTTCTGCGGAACTTCCAGGAAGAACCAGCCATGATCCCGGGCGAGCTCACAGCTTTGTCCGCTTGCCAGTGCACCCATGTGTATTATCATATCTTAACTTTATGATGCTACATTCAGGGATTATATTACTTAAACCTCAGTATGTATATATCTGGAGAAAAGTGCACTGCAGTAAGAGTTACGCTCTGCTGGTAAATGAAAGCAGAGGCTGCTACTCCAGGAGCAACAGAAATGGGGAAAAATACTCTGCTGTTTGGATTAAATCATTGTAATTACTCTTCTATCAGTGGAGGAAAAGTTTAAGCGATTAAAAGACAGGGGAACAGCTAGAGTTGCTTTTAGTTCTGAAACCTCTTCCTGAAACCCCACTACAGAAACCACATATCTTGAGAATTTTGCAATAACCGTGGTGGGTGCTCTCTTGGTGAATGTCGGCAAATGTCGTCAGCTCATTCCTTCCAATAATCAAGGGGTGTCAAATGATTGCTTAAAACAGTGAATGAACGCCACATATTAAGAAGAGCTAGCTTGTTGCCTAGAGTGGTTTCTCTTGTCAAGGCAAAGGAATGACCAGACAGAGCAAAAAGAACGAATGAAAGATCTCTTCTTTCTTCCTTCCTTCATTGCAAGCAGTGCAATGCATTGCTTACCCTATCTCTCAAATCTTTTTCAATGTACATACACATATACCCGGACTGGATTATCGGATCCAATCAGGATCAATTGATCATAGGAGGAGCGAGATGAGGGCGTTGATGATGTTCCATTTCCTTCATCTCTTGGTGATCTCACCCTGCAGCTCATCGACGAGCCGCCCGTCCAGCAGGTTCCTCTGAAAACTTGCCAAGTTGTGGGTAAATAACCAAAATTTTCTTTTACTATTCACAATTATTATGCACTTTGGCTCTCTTTTTTCTGACAATAATGCTAGCTTACAAGATAAAACAAAAATATGCATACATAGACAGCCTTAAGAACATGTCTCAGAGATGCACAATGACTGACTCTTGTGCTATGAAAAACTGATGATGAATGTAGCTCGGCCACCAGCCATACCAAAAATAAATGCTTAAGAACATTGATACTAATTGTTCAAACTAATCCTAGCTGACTTTGGTCAAGGCAAAACTAACACAGAAGAGTGGTCTGAACCTTTCTTGCATCTTTATGCACCTCTGCTGCTGCAGAGTGCAGTTACTTCTGAAATGCCTTTTATTCGAATGATACAAAAGGAGAGGAGTGCCTAATCGATGAGAAACATCTGCAGCTTTTCATAGAAAGTGGCCAGAAGTCTGAAGCCAGTTCCGTTGCAGTTTGATCACCACAAGGCAACAAGAAAGTCGCAAACCAACCTCTTGTGTTCATTTAGTTATCAATCCTCCTCCCTGAAATCCAACTATCAATGAACACATAAATATCTTGAGAAAATGCAGCAACAGTGGCACTCTGCCGGtcaaaaacaaacaaacaaactcCACTGTTTCTTTGGAGCGGGTGAAGAATTCAGTTGCATCAATGAGTTCCAACAACACCCTACAGCTCAAATGCAGTctgttcccaaatataagtctttttagagatttcaacaagtgactacatacagagcaaaataaGCGAATgtatactctaaaatatgtctacatacatccgtatgttgcagtcaatttgaaatgtctaaaaagacttatatttaggaacggagggagtaacgtATACTCAAAGCTAGCAGTTCAAAGGCTAGCAGCCAGCCATCAGACCTGAAAATTAAGGCCCTCCCCCTCAAATATGCATGTTCATTGTTCAAACTAATCTTGATTGTGGACAGGCAGGCAGATGCAGTGCTGTGATCAATGATCATGCATGCTACAACcacaaggcaagacaaacaaaAAAAGCTAGCCTGAACCCTGCTGCAACCAAATGCATATactgtactccctccgtaaaataatataagagcgtttagattactattttagtaatctaaatgctcttatattagtttacagagggagtattagTGAGCTAAATGAAGTACACAGCCATTAATTCCTTTGGAAATAATCTATCCATCCTGGAAAATAAGTGCAGCTTTCTGTTAGCTTGGTTGCAGCTTCGAATAAACAATCATAATTACCAGGCTCTTCTGAATTAAACCGTTAATCCAGAAACCTCACAAGGCAACAGTCAAGTGATAATCTTAGTTGTAACAATCATAGCATAATATAAAATCTGGGCAAGCTCTGCAGACTAATTAAACCGTATCTCCGAAGAATTCAAAACAACCCTGAAGGGGCCACCTTTATTTCTTGTGTTGAAATCTGGAAGGCGAAAAGAACATGTTGCAAACCAGACTATTTCCTTAATTCAGAATACTATTAGTGCATATGTAATGCAAATAAGAATGCAAGATCATTGTACAAGAGTAGCCACCTCTCCCGCGACCGCGTCGCCCCCGCGGGCGGCCGGTCGCGTCCAGCCTCCTCCCCCGCGCAACTCTCCCTCCCCCTTCCTCCCtgccgccggcgccggcgcccgCTGCGGCCTGGCCCGGGCGACGCTGGTGGCGGCGGCCCCCTGGCCTTTCCCCTCTCGGGTGTCCACCGGCGCGGGACGGGGCGACCCCGGGTGGTGCTTCTAGGCGGCGACGGTCCAGCGCGGCGGCGGGGGCTCCTGGCGGGAGCGGGGGCGAACTTCTGGTCGGCGGTGTCGCCGTTGGCGGCGGGGCGACGCGGCGGCGCGGTCTGGCGGCGCCCGATCGGCAAAGAAACATCTCTTTCACTTTGGGTCTTTCGCGATAAAGGACGGGTCGGAGATTCGTTTTTGGGAAGATATCTGGCTAGGCGGTGCCACTCTTCGAGAACAATATCCAGCCTTATACAACATTGCTCGCGATAAGAATAATACTATTGCGCATGTGCTCAGTTCATCCCCCCGAATATTTCGTTCAGGCGGGATTTGACTGGCCCCCGACTTATGTCATGGCATAATCTTTTGTCCCGTCTGGATGCGATTAGCCTGACAGAAGGGCGGGATGTGTTTCGCTGGAACCTTACTACATCAGGGTCTTTCACCGTAGACTCTATATATTGTGCGCTCACGCATTTTGAGGTACCGGTGAGTAATAATAAGAAAATTTGGTGGTCGAAGATACCACTAAAAGTTAAAGTCTTCATGTGGTATCTTCGTAGGGGAGTTGTTTTAACCAAAGACAACCTCGCACGGCGCAATTGGCAAGGGAGTAAGAAGTGTTGTTTTTGTACTCATGATGAGACCATCAGACACCTCTTTTTCCAATGCAACTTTGCACGTTCTACGTGGTCAGTCATCCAAATAGCGTCAAGTTTATATCCGCTCACAAGTGTTGCCAACATTTTTGGTCATTGGTTGGACGATATTTCAAATAGGTTCAAAACGCTATTAAGGGTGGGAGCGTATGCCTTACTATGGtcgctttggctatgtagaaatgattTTGTTTTTAATGACAAAAATGCTTCTCCTTTGCAGGCTATTTTCCGTTGTACGCACTCGCTTCGTATGTGGTCTATGCTACAACGAGCGGAGGTCCAACCGCTGTTCAAGGCGGTGCGTACGCGGTTGAAGCAGGTGGCTACGGAGGTTTTTACCCAACATGGGTGGCAGCATAACCTCCGGATCGGTCCATCTCACCTTTCGACATAGGCACAGTGTCGGTCTATAGGACTCTATTATTGCCGATTTGTCGGTTTTTGTTTTCTTCTGGTTGTCAGACTTTTGATGTTCGACTATGTGCATCCTAATTATACAGAGGCCGGGTGTTGCTCATAATGCTTTGTATCCACTTAATACTACATTTTTGAGTTAATAAAATCGCCCTTTATCGAAAAAATCATCATGGGATGGAAGGCATGAACCATACCGGTGCCGGCCAAGGCCCTGGACCATCTCCCGGCTGCCATCCATCCTTGAGGTTGAATACCCCGATGCCATTGTAGTAGCGGTCGCGAGCATCCTTGTATCGCCCTGGATCGTCCTCGGTATAGTAGACGCAACCGGCCCTGAGCTCCGGGAGCTCCCTCGTAGTCGTGGACACGCAGAAGGAACCGTTCCCCCTGGCGAATAGCGCGGTTTTGGTTGGGCCAGAAAACGCTCGCTTGAAGGCGGCGGGCCGCAAAATGCTTGGGTTTGTGTTTGAGCCAGATAAAGAAAAAAAACCAAGAAAAGCCCGGAGGAATCGGCCCGATTCGATTCATGGTTGATGTAGCTCTGTGGAAAAATTAATTAAATTGCAGGGATCATCGTGAGCTCAGTGTGAGAACAAGCAAATCACCTGAAGGCATGCTGTCCCCCTGTGTTTTGAAACTGAAACTGCAGTCACAGAAACCGCTGAACCAAACGAACCAAACTGTGCCCAGGAGTTCATATTTGATACTCCTTCCGTTCCTTTATATAAGATCTATCTGTTTTTTGGTAAATTCTATAATATAAAATGCATTTCTTCTAATTCCTCGTAATTTCAGTTTTAGCCCTCTAAAAAAAGGAAAGTATTTCTTTCCTATCTCTCCTTGTAGCAAAACAGGCAAAGTATCTCTCTCTCGATTGCATGTCTCTCTCTTACTTTTCTAGACTAATTGATTTACTTGCCCCTAACCAATAAATTTGCTAAGGCTAATTTCGTCCTAACATGTCTATAATTATGTGCCTTGGTCGCCGTGCCAAAAATAATACACCATACATAACGGAACAAAGGGAGTAGTATATATGATTAATTGCAAGGCACTTGTGTTCGTTTAGTTCCAAACCCTTTTCCTAAATAggacttgttagaataaatctgaggcataccgttgatcatccgaggaccaagcaattacaggagcacgacaccgagatttgttaacgaggttcaccgatatggctacatccctgGGGCTTGACTACGGGtgctcctccccgtgacaccgtcacaataccgcacaccggccacccgggcgccgacacacgccgccggctcccccttgcgcgcctatgctattatgttggcataggttacatcgtgtgtctaccctcgctatataagagaggtctaggatacaagtgtcctacttggacacgactccatatcctatctaaacacaatacaactataagtccaactgtaacctaccttgtacactatattcaac contains:
- the LOC125540523 gene encoding disease resistance protein RGA2-like encodes the protein MSLPAIGIIGAINECVTLFRWAKSAISSLHSRWSGSQEQSLQDGVLLLESGLQRLRDTLPAMYDLINKAEWRSHEENVTKLLPNLKDAVYEAEDLLDEFTWYKMKVQVEGNASQSPFTDFYDTIIQGSFNKLSDVHSRLNLLSSHLENMGIRGVAQRFDKLVRPETTSMPNETKIFGRDKELKQVLGFLNIPTNSKRKRAISSINASTSASASNQVSNESRISAIPVLSIVGIGGVGKTTLAQHITNHQRVKSHFELIIWVCVSDDFDIKRLTKEVIQSCNGKEATSDNLDALQRALINHVDKKRLFIVLDDMWDDAMKENGQCWKRFCAPFRSVQEGSVMLVTTRCPTVDEGVRTMDPAILEGLKDELFWNFFKLCAFGSESSRNDPELESIGRKIIPKLKGSPLAAKTLGRMLSTDLQASHWNSILEHELWELSQQETDILPAIRLSFMYLPFHLKQCFSFCAVYPKLRLQI